The Pagrus major chromosome 5, Pma_NU_1.0 genomic sequence AATACCTTACAGTCATCCTCATCCGCTACgagtatagtgtgtgtgtgtgtgtgtgtgtgtgtgtgtgtgtgtgtgtgtgtgttcactgacagacagactgctAAAGATCATTACGTGGTTGAGATATGAATAGCAGCGACTCCTGTAGTTTTCATTGTGGgtgttttgtgcatgtgtctcTGTTCAAatggtgtgtgtatttgtgtgagtgtgatgaACGGAGTGACCTGGTATTTCATGAGTTGCTTCACCACCAGCGCTGTTAGAAGATCAGTGATGCTGTGGGATTTTTCCCGCCCACATGAGCTCCACTCTCCTCTGAACTGTTACCCACATGCAGTCTCTTCTGAACAGGGTCCTGTTTCTGCTATCTGagtttgtgttaatgtgtgtttttcagctggTGGGTGTttgagtgtgcatgtgcatcTGAGGTCTCACGTTCTTCTCTCCCTTTACTCTCTCAGGTTTGAAAACAGGAGGCAGCAGCTCTTCAGGCGCTCCTGGCGGCACAACGTACCACTACACCTTCCACGGAGACCCCCACGCCACCTTCGCCTCCTTCTTTGGCGGCTCTAACCcctttgacatgttttttggCTCCAACCGCAGCCACAACCGATCCAACGGTTTCTCCTTCCACAATGACCACGACACGGAGCAGGACATGGACATGGATGAGGATGACCCCTTCGCCCACTTCGGGAGGCAGTTTGGCTTTCCAGCGGGGGTGAACAACGGCTTCCCAGGGGAGGGCcgcaggaggaggggggtgccTTCAGAGCGCCTGTCAGCCGGGCGAAAGCACCAGGACCCTCCCGTAGTCCACGAGCTGAAGGTCTCCCTGGAGGAGATCTTCCACGGCTGCACCAAGCGCATGAAGATCACCCGCCGCAGACTGAATCCAGATGGGAGGAgcatgaggacagaggacaagaTCCTCAACATTATCATCAAGAAGGGCTGGAAGGAGGGAACCAAGATCACCTTCCCAAAGGAAGGAGACGAGACCCCTGAGAACATTCCTGCTGACATAGCCTTTGTGCTTAAAGATAGAGGGCACGCCCACTTCAAGAGAGACGGTTCCAATATAATTTTTAACTGCAAGATCAGTCTAAAAGAGGTGCGTCCGtcctttttcatgttttctttctctcatctttcttgctattttttttttgtctgttctgCATGTAGATGAGCAGATAATGCTACTGAGGTTGGGAGTTTGAATCCCATGAGAGCAAACCAGGCAGAAACTTAATTTATTCATGTAGCTGCAAAGCTTTGGATGAATATCCAAAAATGGCACATGTTTATCGGTCTTGTCACTCAACCTGGGCTGGATGAGGTGCAGAGGTGTGAGTGTAACTTAAGGATAGGATTATGTCCTCTGTGGGTGGCCATATAGAGCATATGGAGGagtgagtgtgtatatgtgtgtgttgctggagGGCAGGATCAGTGAACAGCAGACTCTGTCACTGCAGTGTGAGAGAAGCAGTAGGAATGTGTTGTCCTTGTGTGACCGGCGAGGAGCCCTCGTCCTCACTTGTTCTGCACTGCTGTCTGTTTtgcataaacacacaagcaACCAGGCACACATAAAACTACACACGGGCATAAAGATTGCATGCAAGTGTACACACTTATGCATCTTCAAGTGTATTTGCAAACACACTCAGAAAAAGACGGATTGTAGTGGAACAGTTGTGACAATCCAGGCTGCTATTACTGTGACTGGCAGGACATTTAATTAGCCGCTTCTACGAGGGCAACGAGTCCAGCAcagctctgctctctgtctgtgaaTTGCACAAGCTTTAATGTTTCTAATAGCACTGCCACTCACTGGCCTGTAGTCCCCATGTTCAGTCTAATGGCATATTTTGTCAAAGAGTTGGGCATGTCAGGGAAGTTGTCTCTACTCCAATCAAGCCAATTTTGAGCAGTTTTCTTCTAAAAGCAGCACCGACTCTTATAATTCTCTTCAGAGGTGATTCACAAGGAATCAAGGATGTCTGCACACAACACAGCTATGAAGACAGCCTCATTAATGAGAGCGTATTAGAGCGGGTTAAGTTGCGTTAAGCAGGAGATGGTACTTGATCAAACCTGTACAATGATTAAGTTTACACTGCAGAACTCCCACAGCTAAGTGCTCTGCTCTAACAGCAGCCAGATAAGAGACTTAAGTCTGATGCAGCCAAAGAcgggatggaggagaggaggggagatgggggggtggggggtatCTGGGGAATAGAGGGGAAGTGGGTCAGATGATTCAGTATCCAAAGCAAATAGAGCTCATATTCCACTGCTCATTTCTGCTTCCCTGAAGATGTGatgctgcagtgaaaacacagcacGAGTTGCATGCTGCACACCAGACAACCAGCCACATGTAATATGGCGAACATCATACAATCCACCAGTAGATAATACACCACAAGATGATTGTTTTCCATTAGCAAAAAAGCTCTTCAAGGGTGttatgcaaaaacaaaaaaggtagGTTATGTCTTAATGATATTTGGAAGTGCATTACTTAATATTTTGACTTCTGCATGATTCCCCTGATATTTGGTTGCTCAGTTTTGCATTAGTGCCACCAAGCACTCATTTGACCACGCCATAAACCACAGGGAGACACTGCTGGAGGCAATTTCCAGCCTTGCAATGCTCTCACTGTGACAGCAGTCAAAAGCAGTTAGAGAGTTCAGCACTGATTTCACACGTTAACTCCCCTGAAACTGACCTGTACCTGGACTCATAGTCTGGCTCTTTCTGACATTAATGAAGCCACTGCAGTGTGATGGTATCGTCTGTGGCAGCGCATTTCTAGCTGCTGTCACCACTGCACTCAGCTCAGCAGCTaacacacatccaaacacacataggtgctaactgtagctgttggGCTCTAAAGGCAACGTGGACAGCTCTTTACAGCCTCACCTTTGATTTAATTTGGAAAGACAAATATCCTGTTTAACCACAATGGTGGAAGAATCGCTGTGGTTCAGTCCTGTCAGTTCAATTAAATGCAGCAATAGCAGCCAGAATTCAGGACAGGAATGTATTAAGGGTTTTGACTGACCTGACATCACACAGCTTTATGAGGACTGTTTGGGTTGTGAGGACATTAAACTGGTGGACATGATTGTTCAGTTATGCATGTCACAATGATGGATAACGTTAGCATAAGGCTCCACAGAGCATTCACACAACTAGCAAAATcaaagtgtgtgcgtgtgtgtgtgtttgtgtgtgttttagagcTATGTTGTCTGAGCTGAGGCTTATGCAATCAGTGGGCCCTCAGATCAGCAAGCAGTGTGTGTCGAGCGTCATGGCaacctgtctctgtgtgtaagaTTTGTGTCGGTGAATGGAACTGTTCATAACAGGAGGATGAGCGCTAGTCTCCATCGCAGTCACAGGCTAAATCACCTCCTAATGTATGTAGGGGGTAAAAGTAGACTGATGTCATGGCTGGAAAACTGTCTGTCCTCTGGAGCAGCTGCTCCGCTTGACTGAACTTCAACTGTCCACACGTCCACCcctgtttgttaaaaaaaaaaaaacagcagacgAGACAAGATAATCCTCCAGCAGTCTTAATACAACATTGGCCACTTAATGACATGGGCCGAGTGTTAGAGGCTAAGCACGTGCCTATGCAGGCAAAATCACTATTACATCATGATGGCCCAGTCGCCTTGAGATGATTGGTGCTAAGagttggagaggagaggagaactTGGACTACTAGAACTCTTTATTAAAAGGGTTGCCTTGAGTAgcatgttttttaataatatatcagACATTGATATCCGTATCCATTTTGCAAAGGTGATCAATGCCTGACTTTTTCATCGAGTACCACCAACAGGTGAAAACGTTCACTTATCCTGTGAAATAGTAAACAGTCATGGTTCTCAAACAACATAATGACTCCTGTGATCCACTAACTTTTCCACCTCAAGTTACACGTGTCAttctgagtgaaatgtctcaagaGGTATTGGGTGGATTGGTAAGAAATTCgtaacacacattcatgtttccCTAAGGATGAATAGCAACAACATAGCTCCTCATCCTGTggcatcatcaggtcaaaaagACCTAATTAGCCAATGATAGCTAATTAATAGATTATGGCAAATGATAGCATGTAAATATGGTAAATTGTGACGGGTAACAATTTATTTATACCTGTTAAACATTAGCATGGTGGAGTTGTCACTGTAAGGAATGTTTGCATggtgacattagcatttagcgcaaagcaccactgtgcctacGTACAGTCTTAGAGAGCCACTACCATAACTGAGGTGTCTTTAGAGACCAGCTGGGTGTCCCAAAAACTCAAATGGCAACAAAATGTGACCATTGAAAAGCTGTGCATGATGAAGTCAAGGTAGTATATCAAGGTTATATAAAAGTACTTTTAGGGTCATTTTTGACTTTATTAGTGGGAATAACATATAACAAAGGCCATCATCAGCCAGACTAGGAAACACGGACATCATAACCACATGTTCCAACTCGTTTGGCAACTATCACCCCTTAAAATACCTTCTTTAAACGTCATTTTTAAACCTCTGTAATTTCCAAGTTCTCGTTAtatatttctgcttttcttACTTTCTTGACCTAGACCCCCTTTAATCCTAGTGAATCATAGGTTCTATCCGTCTTCCTTTATCCACACCTccatgtatttattcactgaccttattttgtgttgtatatcattttgttacagctgcttataaatgcattatataagaaaagtttttttttattcatcaggATGTTCATTCACAGAGTTGTGGATTTAAATAGTTCTTTTTATTCAGCGCAAATCTGGCGAGTGATGCTCACTGGAAAGCCTGTGAAGTCGTGATAACCACAGGTCTCCGTGTTTAGTTTGGCACTCGCTACGCTCTGACTGGATTCATCAGGCATTGTGATAAGGAggtgcgggtgtgtgtgtgtgtgtgtgtgtgtgtgtgtgtgtgtgtgtgtatgggggggaagtttgtgtatgtgttcttTCTCCTCGTCCTGCCAGCCCATCTGACAAGCCCTCCAAGTATTTACGAGCTCAGCCGATTCCTGCCTCACTTCATTAGCCCCCGCTATGAGATCGTTGCTAAAATTAGTCCCCTGTGCAATGTGTAGCCCCtccaacactgacacacacacaacccttcaacccacactcacacacacatacacacccacacacaaagaCTGGGAGACTTTTCCACTGCCAAGTCATGTTCTCCTAATGTTCCTGATCCAAGTGCTGTTCAGTAGACCCCACAGTGCTGGAGTCGATACGAAAATGATTTGCCAGGAAGGCCAccctgtctcacacacacatgatgaacacacacagaaagcatGTGGAAGTTTGACTTCATACTGAGGGAAgacaaagttaagtttttaGTTCATGGGAACATGAAGTCATGGGGATATTAATGGCTTTGGCATTTACTTCCTACTAAAGATATTAACCCTTTCAAtcatctcttcctttctcttccaGGCATTGTGTGGCTGCACAGTTAGCATACCCACGCTGGAAAACCGCATCATATCGCTCCCCTGTCATGATATCATCAAGCCAGGGACGGTGAAGCGACTCAGAGGGGAAGGCCTGCCTTTCCCCAAGAACCCGTCACAGCGCGGTGACCTCATCGTGGAGTTTTCTGTCCGTTTTCCCGACAGGATCCCCCCTCAGTCCAGAGAGATCATCAGACAACACCTCCCCCAGTCGTAGGAATACTCACTGTCAACCTCTTCACTACCACACACTCCAGACTCAATGGCCCAAACCCCGAAAAACCAACCCTTATTGGTCTTTTATCTTATATTTTGACCCTCATTGTAGTTCCCCTTCCCACTTCCAGTCCCC encodes the following:
- the dnajb5 gene encoding dnaJ homolog subfamily B member 5; the encoded protein is MGKDYYKTLGIPKGSNEEEIKKAYRRMALRFHPDKNKDANAEEKFKEIAEAYEVLSDPKKRVVYDQLGEEGLKTGGSSSSGAPGGTTYHYTFHGDPHATFASFFGGSNPFDMFFGSNRSHNRSNGFSFHNDHDTEQDMDMDEDDPFAHFGRQFGFPAGVNNGFPGEGRRRRGVPSERLSAGRKHQDPPVVHELKVSLEEIFHGCTKRMKITRRRLNPDGRSMRTEDKILNIIIKKGWKEGTKITFPKEGDETPENIPADIAFVLKDRGHAHFKRDGSNIIFNCKISLKEALCGCTVSIPTLENRIISLPCHDIIKPGTVKRLRGEGLPFPKNPSQRGDLIVEFSVRFPDRIPPQSREIIRQHLPQS